The genomic region AGATGACGCGTCCGAGCCTCGCCGGAGCGTTCGGCGATAAGGAGGCTCTGTATATTGCGGCGCTTGAGCGTTACCGCGACGCCAGTGTCGATGCCATGAGAGAAATCCTGAGCGGGAAGCGGCCGCTCAGGAAGGAACTGGCGGACGTCTTGCGAAAAGCGACTGATGTCTACATGGCGTCCGCGGATGCAGCACGCGGGTGCATGCTGATAGGAACCGCTTCGGTCGAAGCCGTGCATCGGCCGGCCGTTCGTCGGGTGCTGCAGGAGAGCCTAGGCGCATTCAATGTCGTCCTGGAGGAGCGTATGTGCAAGGCAATTGCCGATGGCGAGCTCGACACGGAGGCCGACGCTGCCGGCTTGGCATCCGTGACCTCGGCCGTCATGCATTCGCTCGCCGTCCGCGCGCGTGCCGGCGAGCCGCGAAATGCGCTCGACAAGCTCAGCGGCGCGGCGGTAGACCTGATCTGCGGACGCCGCGAACGTCCGGAATAGATGCTCCGGGGCAGGGAGCGCCTATAAGGTCACCGTCGGCGTCTTTTGCGCAAATGCTGCGACTGTTATGACGTATTCTGTCCTTATGCTTGATGAAGGGCCCATCAAGGTGAGGGAAACGAGGATGACCGGGAGCAAGTCATGTGCAGAAACATAAGACCCCTGTTCAATTTCGATCCGCCGGCGACGGACGAGGAAATCCGCGATGCGGCGCTGCAGTTCGTGCGCAAGCTGAGCGGAACCACCAGACCGTCGAAGCGGAATGAAGCGGCATTCGATCATGCGGTGAGCGCAATCGCGCAATGCGCCCGCGAACTCATCGATGCCCTCGAGACGTCGCAACCGCCACGCAACCGCGAGGAAGAAGCCGCAAAGGCGCGCGCGAGAAGCGCAGCCCGCTTCGCGTGACCTGCCGGCGGACAGGACGGCGAAAGCGTCGCTGGCTGATGGAGCCGGAACAAGCGGGTGCGACGAAGCCCGGAATGGCAGGATAGAAATGACCAATGTAGAGCGACGGTGTGTGGGCGGGTCGCTGAACAAGCTGTGGGATAACAACGGAGAGTTCGGTCAACGTGTGAAGGACGCCCTCACGGAAGAAGATATCCGCGCGATGCTTCAGGAAGGGCCTATTAGGTTCGTTGAAGTTGACGTGGGCAGGCCGCTGCGTTGGATACCGCTGAATGAACGCTTTGAATTTTGGAAGTCAATGCGCCCAAACTTGCAAGTGTTAGAAAAGCCTTACTTGGAAGATTACCCGAGCTGCTTTTTCTATGCTGCGTCTGAGTGGACCGGGCGCGATGGTGAACGCCTGATTGTCCTTGAGAAGTTTCATTAGGAGTACGCCTGTTGACGGGTGCGTAGCCTATGGCCTCGCGACAAAACAGTCGCACGGCGGTGGCTTCCTTCGTGTTGCGCGGGGCGGTATGAGGGGGCGCGTTCCATGAAACAGCAATTCTTCCCGGATGGCGTCGGCGTCGTAGCCCTTGTCGGCCAACATCCGACGCGGACGACTCACCGGTATAGCGAGAAGATCGGCAACAGCACCGAGTTTTCGCCGCTCGTTAGGATAAATCCAAGACTGACCTCGGCGCGTCGTTGAGCCGGTTTCGCGCTCCTCAACCGCTCTTCGGGCTCTTCCGGGAGCGGGCAGCTTTGGCCGACGTGTTCAGTTCCACGGCGGCGCGGATGAGCCCCTTCAGCGCCTCCTCATCGATCTTTTCGCCCTCGTGGATATCGATGGCGCGCCGGGTGTTGCCCTCGAGACTGGAGTTGAAGAGGCTTGCCGGGTCGTTGAGGGAAGCGCCCTTGGCGAAGGTGAGCTTCACGACCTGCTTGTAGGTCTCGCCGGTGCAGATGATTCCGGCGTGCGACCACACAGGAACGCCTCGCCACTTCCACTCCTCGACGACTTCGGGGTCGGCCTCGCGGATAAGCGCGCGGACCCGGGCGAGGGTTTCGCCCCGCCAATCGCCTAGCTCTTCTATTCTGGCATCGATCAACCGAGAGGGATTGTCTTCTGCTTTTCCGTCCATCGGGTCGCCTTTCTTCATGGTTGCTGTCGCTCGCTTCGCGCCTTCACTCGGACGTGCGGGACACTCGACCAATTCATTGTTTCATTGAAACCACAGTACACGACAACAGCCAACCTCTTCGGTTGCGGTATGGCAAGGCTTCTCTCCTCCACCGTCAGCCATGGCGCGCCGTGAATGACTCGCTTTTCGGGGAAAACGCGAATGCCACCGTCGAGCGGGCAGGAGTCTCCTGCGCCCAAGGACTTGGGCGCGCTGGATTCCTGTGACAAGCACAGGAATGAGGGCGGGCGGGGCGGCCCGCGTCAGCTCATTGCGCCGCTGCACCGCCAGCGGATGTCGGCGCTCGATGGGCAAGCCCTACCGCCACCGGCCGCCGAACATTTGTCGGCAGGCTCGATCAGGCTTGAGCATAACCAAGAATTCCCTCTTTCCTGTGCTCGTCCCAGGAATCCAGTCAGTCCAAGTCCTTGGACTGAAAAGACTCTTCCGCCGCGCGGACTGGGCGCTGCCCCAGGTTCGGCCAATCCCGGTTATTCAGGCACTGGATGTACCCTCGATAGAGGTCGGAGAGTTCGGCTCTTGTCATGACCGCTCTTCATTCCCGCTCACATTCGTTCGCCCGGCAATTCGCTGGCCTGCTTGATCCAGGCGGCGAGCTGGGCTTCGTCGAGCTGGTCGTTCTCGTGGATGTGGAAGTAGCGCGCGTGTTCCATCTTGGACGCGACGGGGGGAGAAGGGTTGAGCGAGGCGCCGCGGAAGAAGGCCAGCTTGATGTATTTCGTGAAGCAGTGAATGCCGAGGAACCAGGTCTGGCCGTCCATTCCGTAGAGCGGCGAATTCCACTTGACTGCCTTCTGCACGTCGGGGACGGTGCGCACGATGAGCGCATCGAGCCAACGCCCGACGTCGCTTTTCCAGCCCGGCATGGCGGCGATATAGGCCTGCACGGGGGCGTCGCCGTAGCCCTTGGCGATCTGGGGATTGCCGCCCGAGAGGAGGGGAGGCTCAGCGCCCGCCGGCTGTTCCTTCGCCGCGGCATTCGCGGGCTTGCGGGCTGATGACCTAGCGACCGACTTTCCTGGTTTGGCGGCTTTCTCTGCGACCTTCGCTGACTTGATGGACGTCTTGTCGGGCATGCGCTCACTCCACTTCTGCATGAACAAAATCATGCAGCGATTCAAAGTGCTACAGCGACCTTTGCGCGTCTAATGAGACGCGCGGCGCTGTAATGGACGGCGCCAAGGATACTTCGATTTCCAGTGATGTCGACCTGCCGGGCAGTCTGGCCGTCGGTGGGGAGTTACGCAGCGGCGCGTCAGGGGGATGCTCTGGATCGGCAAATACGATAGGTGATCGGTCAACTCCTGACACCTAGGGAACAACAAGCGTCCCGCGGGTGTTGCTAGACCATTTCAAGACGAAACCGGTAAGCACGCAATGCGTTTGATTTTGATAGTTATAGTTCTTTCGGTCATCAGCATACTTGCCTTCAAGTACGCCGATAATTCACTGGGAAATGCACCTATCGCGGCCACGGCCGAAGAACTCTCCGAAGATTAGAGCGGATGAGCGAAAGGGTGTTTTCCACCCGCATCCCGCCCGGCGCGGCGCGGGTTCTGACATCAGGCGCACATCCGAAAGCCGGCTGCGCCGGCCGGCTTATTCTTGGCCTTTCACTAGGGTCGGCCATTCCGCCGTCGTGCCCGGCTGCACGGGCCGCTCCAGATAGGTGGAAAGCACGACATAGCTGCGGGTCGCCTTGACGCCGGGCGTGTCGTAGAGGCGCGCCAGCAGCCCCTCGAGCGCATGGGTGCTCTCGGTGCGAACCTTGAGCAGCATGCAGGTGTCGCCGGCGACCGTGTGGATCTCCTCGACTTCAGGATGCTGCTCGATCGAAAGCAGCGCCGGTGTCTTGCCCCAGCCGGTCGTGTCGACATGGACGAAGGCAAGCAGCGTCTTGCCCACCGCCTCGGGATCGACCAGCGCCGCCACGCGGCGGATTGCGCCCGAGCGCCTGAGGCGCTTCACGCGCTCGTGCGCGGCCGGCGGCGAAAGGCCGACGCGTTCGCCGAGTTCGGCGTAGCTCGTGGTGGCGTCCTCGACTAGAACGCCTAACAGCTTTCGGTCCATCGCGTCGAGTTCACGGTCGGCGGGGCGCTTCCGCCGAATATCATCTGTATTTTGATCCATTCCGAAATCGCCTCTTGTTGCAGAATGTGGTTCTGCAATTATGCAGGAATGACGAACATCAATCAATCCATTCCAGGCCTATCCGCGGAGAGGGCGCGCATCCCGCCCTTCGCCTTCGTGCTCACCACGTGCATTGGCGTCATCGGCTCCAACTCGCTGGCGCTCGGTCCGATCGCGCCGGAAGTGGCGCGGAGCCTCGGCGCGGACGTTCCTACCGTGATGACGGCCTCGGGCGCCTTCGGTCTTGGCACCGCGGCGAGCGCCGTCTTCCTTGGCCGCCTCATCGACCGCCATGGCCCGCGCCGCATGCTAGCGGCGGCGCTCATCCTCCTTGCCGCCGGGCTTGGCGGCAGCGCGGCCGCGCCGGCGCTGCCGCTGTTGGTCGCTTTCCAGCTCATCGTCGGCATCGCCGCAGGCATCGCGCTTCCCTCCATCTATACGCTGGCCTCGATCATCGCGCCGGCCGGGCGCGAGAGCGAGACGATCGGCCTGGTGCTGACCGGCTGGACGCTCAGCATGGTGGCCGGCGTGCCACTGTCGGCCGCCATCGCCGATTTCGCCGGGTGGCGGACGGTCTATGTCGTCGTCGCCACCGCAACTCTTGTCGCGTGCGCTGCCGTCCGGCTCGTCGCGGGCACGGAGGATTCCGGGCGCAGGCAGGTTGGCGGGGGCAGGGCGACATCGCCGCTCGCGGCGCTCGGCGTTCGCGGCGTCGCGCCGCTTCTTTCCGCCTGCGCGGCGTTCATGGCGGCCTTCTATGGCGTCTACGCCTATATCGGCGACCATCTCCATGCCGCACTCGGCCTGCCTGTCAGCGCCAACGGCCTCGTTGCGGTCTCCTACGGCTTCGGCTTCGGCGGCGCGGCCTTTCTCGATCGGCTGATCGATCGCTTCGGTGCGGGCAGGTTGCTGCCGTTTATTTTCCTCGCCGTCACCGGCGTCTATGTTGCGATGGCGGCGGCGAGCGGCTCCTATGTTGCGATCCTGGCGGTGGTGTTTCTCTGGGGGCTCGCCAACCACTTCGGGCTCAACGTGCTCATCATGCGGCTGACCGCGCTCGATCCCGCAAGACGCGGCGCCATCATGGGGCTCAACAGCGGCGTCACCTATCTCGCCCTCTTCGCCGGCACGGTCGGCTTCGGCGCGGCCTATGCCGGAAGCGGCTTCTTCATCCTGCCGCTGGCGGCGGCGGGGCTGATGCTCGCGGCGGCTTTGTTCGCGGCACGGGCTCTAGTGGTGAAAGCCTGACGCTTGGTACCCGACGCGTGGGGCAGCTCAAGGGTGGAGAGCGGTCGTCCAACTGGTCTTGGGCCCCTGGATCCGAGGCGTTCTCAGAACAACTATCATGCATAGAGCCGTCAGGCGTCGCTCTGTCGTAAG from Sinorhizobium garamanticum harbors:
- a CDS encoding TetR/AcrR family transcriptional regulator; its protein translation is MTNAKRGRPVQYDREQALERASDLFWSAGFAATSLDDLSAATQMTRPSLAGAFGDKEALYIAALERYRDASVDAMREILSGKRPLRKELADVLRKATDVYMASADAARGCMLIGTASVEAVHRPAVRRVLQESLGAFNVVLEERMCKAIADGELDTEADAAGLASVTSAVMHSLAVRARAGEPRNALDKLSGAAVDLICGRRERPE
- a CDS encoding DUF2277 domain-containing protein; this translates as MCRNIRPLFNFDPPATDEEIRDAALQFVRKLSGTTRPSKRNEAAFDHAVSAIAQCARELIDALETSQPPRNREEEAAKARARSAARFA
- a CDS encoding DUF1801 domain-containing protein, with the protein product MDGKAEDNPSRLIDARIEELGDWRGETLARVRALIREADPEVVEEWKWRGVPVWSHAGIICTGETYKQVVKLTFAKGASLNDPASLFNSSLEGNTRRAIDIHEGEKIDEEALKGLIRAAVELNTSAKAARSRKSPKSG
- a CDS encoding DUF1801 domain-containing protein, coding for MPDKTSIKSAKVAEKAAKPGKSVARSSARKPANAAAKEQPAGAEPPLLSGGNPQIAKGYGDAPVQAYIAAMPGWKSDVGRWLDALIVRTVPDVQKAVKWNSPLYGMDGQTWFLGIHCFTKYIKLAFFRGASLNPSPPVASKMEHARYFHIHENDQLDEAQLAAWIKQASELPGERM
- a CDS encoding Lrp/AsnC family transcriptional regulator, which translates into the protein MDQNTDDIRRKRPADRELDAMDRKLLGVLVEDATTSYAELGERVGLSPPAAHERVKRLRRSGAIRRVAALVDPEAVGKTLLAFVHVDTTGWGKTPALLSIEQHPEVEEIHTVAGDTCMLLKVRTESTHALEGLLARLYDTPGVKATRSYVVLSTYLERPVQPGTTAEWPTLVKGQE
- a CDS encoding MFS transporter produces the protein MTNINQSIPGLSAERARIPPFAFVLTTCIGVIGSNSLALGPIAPEVARSLGADVPTVMTASGAFGLGTAASAVFLGRLIDRHGPRRMLAAALILLAAGLGGSAAAPALPLLVAFQLIVGIAAGIALPSIYTLASIIAPAGRESETIGLVLTGWTLSMVAGVPLSAAIADFAGWRTVYVVVATATLVACAAVRLVAGTEDSGRRQVGGGRATSPLAALGVRGVAPLLSACAAFMAAFYGVYAYIGDHLHAALGLPVSANGLVAVSYGFGFGGAAFLDRLIDRFGAGRLLPFIFLAVTGVYVAMAAASGSYVAILAVVFLWGLANHFGLNVLIMRLTALDPARRGAIMGLNSGVTYLALFAGTVGFGAAYAGSGFFILPLAAAGLMLAAALFAARALVVKA